In Drosophila nasuta strain 15112-1781.00 chromosome 2R, ASM2355853v1, whole genome shotgun sequence, a single genomic region encodes these proteins:
- the LOC132786498 gene encoding uncharacterized protein LOC132786498: MIGIHFVLVALLVVEIKANCLVRDADVLATNRIFAKRVGSHLELLRNNLVPTGGRLRSFCSSSDFVDSTCRANRRFFPALPTSNCTRKPEAIVELVDDDKCPFSMFRVGYKLNAQQFLEVYRSCYDIATQRSVFSIHELHRHNLTTKCIASGFTTENVTISRSFQAKSILNRFNEILGKQNYTSNDRQPYLFNRGHLTPAADFGFCEHTKATYKYINVMAQFSNINNRNWKRIEHWVRQLLAHNEKLTVCTGGLGILQLENEFHMPTNISLASHNRNPVYKWIYKLVKSNTSHYGFLTYNNIFEDYRPMPICNPIICPAELKLTPSALAGFSFCCDVDDFISRYLRHLQSVC, encoded by the exons ATGATCGGAATACATTTCGTGCTCGTCGCGTTAC TTGTGGTGGAAATCAAAGCCAATTGTTTAGTTAGAGATGCCGATGTCTTGGCAACCAATCGAATATTTGCCAAACGCGTCGGATCTCATCTTGAGTTACTTCGTAATAATCTAGTGCCAACTGGTGGCAGATTGAGATCATTTTGTAGTTCCAGCGATTTTGTGGATTCCACTTGTCGAGCAAATCGCAGATTTTTTCCTGCATTGCCAACGTCAAATTGTACACGAAAACCCGAAGCAATTGTTGAGTTGGTTGATGACGATAAGTGTCCTTTTAGCATGTTTCGTGTGGGATACAAATTGAATGCACAACAGTTTCTGGAAGTATATAGAAGTTGTTATGACATTGCAACACAAAGATCTGTGTTTTCTATTCATGAATTACATCGTCACAATCTAA CCACAAAATGTATCGCCTCTGGCTTCACGACAGAAAATGTGACTATATCTCGCTCGTTTCAGGCCAAGAGTATACTAAATAGGTTCAATGAAATTCTTGGAAAACAGAATTACACATCGAACGATCGACAGCCTTATCTGTTTAATCGCGGCCACTTGACACCGGCAGCTGACTTTGGATTTTGCGAACATACGAAAGCGACTTATAAATACATCAATGTTATGGCTCAATTTTCCAACATCAATAACAGAAATTGGAAAAGAATTGAGCATTGGGTACGCCAACTTCTAGCGCATAATGAGAAGCTAACAGTTTGTACCGGAGGTTTAGGAATATTGCAGCTGGAGAATGAATTTCATATGCCAACAAATATTTCGCTGGCAAGTCACAATCGCAATCCCGTCTACAAATGGATTTACAAACTCGTCAAATCGAACACTTCCCATTACGGCTTCCttacatacaataatattttcgAAGATTACAGACCAATGCCAATATGTAATCCAATTATTTGTCCAGCAGAACTGAAATTAACTCCATCAGCTTTGGCTGGATTTTCATTCTGTTGTGATGTTGATGATTTCATTTCACGATATCTACGTCATCTGCAAAGTGTTTGCTAA
- the LOC132786497 gene encoding uncharacterized protein LOC132786497: MFKTLGIFLLLLIAQINATCVIDAAYGQSTNRIFATISRNRLEILRKNAVPNGTKLRVLCSATNYVDSTCRNGQFNPALPTTNCSPKPDPKHEAVPDASCPAPATMYRMGYRLGPNDFLEIYRSCYDVTSQRSLFSIHQIDSDTMNPPRTGCWRVTDVVVIIPSFQAKNIYRRFNEIFNNQQTYITSPGRPYKFNRGHLTPSADFGFCDQMRATFRYINVVAQFADVNDSNWSRVENWVRRMRDRYGKMTVCTGGIGVLELDDVAGNPRDIYLVRGNRNPVPEWTYKIIRSHSNRNVHYAVITYNHAENPVQPASLCTPLSCVSLGLQVSPAPNSGYTYCCDANDFITRNVQNLQNVC, from the exons ATGTTTAAGACGTTgggaatatttttattgctgc TTATTGCACAAATCAACGCCACATGTGTGATTGATGCAGCATATGGTCAATCAACTAATCGGATTTTTGCAACAATCTCTAGGAATCGACTTGAAATACTGCGCAAGAATGCAGTGCCAAATGGAACCAAACTGAGAGTCTTGTGCAGTGCAACAAATTATGTTGATAGCACTTGCCGAAATGGCCAATTTAATCCCGCACTGCCAACAACCAATTGCAGTCCAAAGCCCGATCCAAAGCATGAGGCTGTGCCAGATGCTAGCTGTCCTGCCCCTGCAACCATGTATCGAATGGGCTATAGATTGGGTCCGAATGATTTTCTGGAGATATATAGAAGTTGCTACGATGTCACATCCCAAAGGTCGCTGTTTTCCATACACCAAATTGACAGCGACACAATGA ATCCACCTCGCACTGGTTGTTGGCGTGTTActgatgttgttgtcatcATTCCATCATTCCAGGCCAAAAACATTTATAGGCGATTCaacgaaatatttaataatcaacAGACTTACATCACGAGTCCTGGACGGCCATATAAATTCAATCGCGGCCATTTGACGCCCTCGGCTGACTTTGGTTTCTGCGATCAAATGAGAGCCACATTCAGGTATATCAATGTGGTGGCTCAATTTGCCGATGTGAACGACAGCAATTGGTCGAGAGTTGAGAACTGGGTGCGTCGCATGCGAGATCGTTATGGAAAAATGACTGTTTGCACGGGAGGAATTGGTGTGCTGGAGCTCGATGACGTCGCTGGAAATCCGAGAGATATTTATCTGGTGAGGGGCAATCGCAATCCGGTACCCGAATGGACTTACAAGATTATTCGATCCCATTCAAATCGAAATGTGCATTACGCTGTTATCACCTATAATCATGCCGAGAATCCAGTTCAACCCGCTTCCTTATGCACACCGTTGTCATGTGTTAGTCTGGGCTTGCAAGTGAGTCCAGCCCCGAATTCTGGATATACCTACTGCTGCGatgcaaatgattttattaccagaaatgtgcaaaatttgCAGAATGTTTGTTAA
- the LOC132785186 gene encoding uncharacterized protein LOC132785186 — protein sequence MLRTNEVPVGTTLRIFCSPTDFVDTTCTRSQASSTMMQANKKQKANNDQAIVFKPDLQRQSCDGASNAECDPEADEFDTELPTSKPKKVFRSTHMEIKDDSCPEPAKMFLVGFKLNKDQFLEVYRTCYDASSQAALFSIHEIEPFSATANRKGEWTKPRVVLTNRLFKAEEIWKTFKNLFGDDQTYVPEPKNQDNGESKDDGEKKDDVETKDDEKKGELNYTFARGHLAPSADFVFCSQKRASFKLYNAVPQYATVNSGNWFHSVEKWVRDSTLSYGKLTIDSARWTRLVNQSSISLTQSRKMLKKLSIFFMLLIFEVNTQCVIGPEYLKSSNRVFTIKTGNDFKMLRTNEVPVGTTLRIFCSPTDFVDTTCTSTMMQANKKQKANNGQVAVFNPALQRQSCDGTSNAECDPEADEFDTELPNFKTKKIFRSSHKEIEDDSCPEPAKMLLVGFKLNENKFVEVYRTCYDQISQTALFSIHEIEPRSATAPRKGKWATTNVVITGRVWKPEEIYLTFKNLLGNDQSYVRDPRTITEGIKYVFARGHLAPVADFVFCSEKRASFKLFNAVPQYAKVNGGNWFNSVEKWVRESTLLYGKLKVCTGGLGVLQLEHSVTSTMTDIYLGTNERTPIPKWTYKIIKSYTNPKFHFAVVTLNSVSDVTVTSPCPYRPPRFCRGLKIDNTVLESGQTFCCRATDFIEEHVSHLRGVC from the exons ATGCTACGGACTAACGAAGTGCCTGTTGGAACCACATTGAGAATCTTTTGTTCTCCCACTGATTTTGTGGACACCACTTGCACTCGCTCACAAGCATCCAGTACAATGATGCAGgccaacaaaaagcaaaaggctAATAATGATCAAGCTATAGTGTTTAAACCTGATTTACAGAGACAAAGTTGCGATGGGGCCTCAAACGCTGAATGTGATCCCGAAGCTGATGAATTTGATACTGAATTGCCGACTTCGAAGCCAAAAAAGGTATTCAGATCGACTCATATGGAAATCAAAGACGATTCTTGCCCTGAACCAGCAAAAATGTTTCTTGTTGGATTCAAGTTGAATAAAGATCAGTTTCTTGAGGTATACAGAACCTGCTATGATGCAAGTTCTCAAGCAgcattattttcaattcatgAAATTGAACCATTTAGCGCAA CTGCTAATCGTAAGGGGGAATGGACTAAGCCAAGAGTTGTACTTACTAACAGATTGTTCAAGGCCGAGGAAATATGGAAAACTTTTAAAAACCTTTTTGGTGATGATCAGACATACGTACCAGAACCTAAAAACCAAGATAATGGCGAAAGTAAGGACGATGGCGAAAAGAAGGATGATGTGGAAACGAAGGATGATGAAAAAAAAGGAGAACTGAACTACACATTTGCACGTGGCCATTTGGCGCCATCAGCTGACTTCGTTTTCTGTAGTCAAAAGAGAGCTTCCTTCAAGCTTTATAATGCAGTTCCACAATATGCCACAGTTAATAGTGGCAATTGGTTTCATTCTGTTGAAAAATGGGTTCGCGACAGTACGCTGTCCTATGGAAAACTCACG ATAGACTCTGCAAGATGGACAAG ATTAGTAAATCAGTCGTCGATCAGCCTCACTCAAAGTCGCAAGATGCTTAAGAAGCTTAGCATATTTTTCATGTTGC TTATTTTCGAAGTCAATACTCAATGTGTTATTGGACCCGAATATTTGAAAAGCAGCAATCGCGTATTTACCATAAAAACTGGCAATGATTTTAAGATGCTACGGACTAACGAAGTGCCTGTTGGAACCACATTGAGAATCTTTTGTTCTCCCACCGATTTCGTTGACACCACTTGCACCAGTACAATGATGCAGgccaacaaaaagcaaaaggctAATAATGGTCAAGTTGCAGTGTTCAATCCAGCATTACAGAGACAAAGTTGCGATGGGACCTCAAACGCTGAATGTGATCCCGAAGCTGATGAATTTGATACTGAATTGCCGAATTTTAAGACAAAAAAGATATTCAGATCGAGTCATAAGGAAATCGAAGATGATTCTTGTCCTGAACCAGCAAAAATGTTACTTGTTGGATTCAAGTTGAATGAAAATAAGTTTGTTGAGGTATACAGAACCTGCTATGACCAAATTTCTCAAACAGCGTTATTTTCAATTCATGAAATTGAACCGAGGAGCGCAA CTGCTCCTCGTAAGGGGAAATGGGCTACAACAAACGTTGTAATTACTGGAAGAGTGTGGAAGCCCgaggaaatatatttaacatttaaaaatcttttggGTAACGATCAGTCATACGTACGAGATCCTAGAACGATAACGGAAGGAATTAAATACGTATTTGCACGTGGCCATTTGGCGCCAGTAGCTGACTTCGTTTTCTGTAGTGAAAAGAGAGCCTCCTTCAAGCTTTTTAATGCAGTACCCCAATATGCCAAAGTCAATGGCGGCAATTGGTTCAATTCTGTTGAAAAATGGGTACGCGAGAGTACACTATTGTATGGAAAACTTAAGGTTTGCACTGGGGGACTTGGAGTTTTGCAACTTGAGCACAGTGTTACGTCTACTATGACTGACATTTATCTGGGTACAAATGAACGTACTCCAATACCTAAATGGACTTACAAGATTATTAAATCGTACACGAATCCGAAATTCCATTTTGCTGTCGTCACCTTAAACAGTGTTTCAGATGTGACAGTCACATCGCCATGTCCCTATAGGCCACCAAGGTTTTGTCGTGGCCTGAAAATCGATAATACTGTTCTAGAGTCTGGACAAACTTTCTGCTGCAGGGCCACAGATTTTATTGAGGAACATGTTTCACATTTGAGGGGAGTTTGCTAA
- the LOC132785283 gene encoding uncharacterized protein LOC132785283, whose amino-acid sequence MYMISAVARTRCKWFFICILVMFIIVYMPLQNDIKYPRKLSNDQNMLQSDSNDDDNYESIVNTVHGIINEEEREVTKNSNATPQLYFVNNAKCKIPYINPFEPDVMKNFRRDTFETCTNQSDLVRPIFDMNRKQYVLQIDENVAAQILNSYDIEYNCYYQEITRDADRDSYNDLLPQIYFSQGYVVPMHVQALILACHEAANTTNILQRDAYALIQYKPQEQNPELKKSTPRKPSVLMFGIDSLSRINLRRAMPKVYKFLTRRGWYEMQGYNKVADNTFPNLMAILSGYSPESAKEKVCDTDNRGCLDRMPFIWKYFKSAGYTTAFAEDECDIQTFNYQKPGFVETPTDYYHRPFLKGFMGEMNTWKCANCTLTYCIGRRIQSSYVYDFGRDFAKRYIDERPIWGLFWSSSFSHDDYAMPAKMENYVLQYLMDFQQDGVFEQSIVIFLSDHGSRYGYLADCSSGFLEERLPTMFIYLPPWFRAQYPEYAEALEMNRNRLTSNFDLHNTLKHIAELGQPPNSPPLPRANDCPKCQSLFQPVSRDRQCEDAAIPEHYCTCEPYKRIEFAWSDRIALGVIDRINHYLYAKNFSSICANLTLNYIHKTEIKLGLDISFHEEIPKLDVGYYRVKFKVEQNSADFMATVLYNNVTNHVDVDVEKISRTNSYEESATCISHKLAKLYCICKSLLKS is encoded by the exons ATGTACATGATCTCGGCGGTTGCTCGCACGCGTTGCAAATGGTTTTTTATCTGCATCCTGGTGATGTTCATTATAGTTTACATGCCACTGCAAAACGACATCAAATATCCACGGAAACTAAGCAACGATCAGAACATGCTGCAAAGCGATtcaaatgatgatgataactACGAATCAATTGTGAATACCGTTCATGGAATTATCAATGAAGAGGAACGTGAAGTGACGAAGAATTCGAATGCAACACCACAGTtatattttgtgaataatGCAAAGTGTAAAATACCCTACATAAATCCTTTTGAGCCGGACGTTATGAAGAACTTTCGAAGGGACACGTTTGAAACATGCACGAATCAATCTGATTTGGTTCGACCGATTTTCGATATGAACCGGAAGCAGTATGTGTTGCAAATTGATGAGAATGTTGCCGCGCAAATACTCAACTCTTACGATATCGAATATAATTGCTATTATCAGGAAATAACACGGGACGCCGATCGTGACAGCTATAATGA TCTATTGCCGCAGATCTACTTTAGCCAAGGCTATGTGGTGCCAATGCATGTGCAGGCCCTGATCCTGGCATGTCATGAGGCAGCCAACACAACAAACATTCTGCAGCGAGATGCCTACGCTTTGATTCAATACAAGCCGCAAGAGCAGAATCCGGAACTCAAGAAGTCAACGCCACGTAAACCGAGTGTTCTCATGTTTGGCATCGACAGTCTGTCGAGGATTAATCTCAGACGCGCCATGCCCAAAGTCTACAAGTTTCTCACACGTCGTGGTTGGTATGAAATGCAGGGCTATAATAAG GTGGCGGATAATACTTTTCCCAATCTGATGGCTATACTCAGTGGCTATTCGCCCGAATCGGCCAAGGAGAAGGTTTGCGATACGGACAATCGTGGCTGCCTCGATCGCATGCCATTCATTTGGAAGTACTTCAAGAGTGCGGGTTATACGACAGCTTTTGCCGAGGATGAGTGCGACATACAGACGTTCAACTATCAGAAGCCGGGCTTTGTAGAAACACCCACCGATTATTATCATCGACCGTTTTTGAAAGGTTTTATGGGTGAGATGAATACCTGGAAATGCGCCAACTGCACGTTGACGTATTGCATCGGTCGTCGCATACAGAGCAGTTATGTGTACGATTTTGGAAGGGATTTCGCCAAGCGCTACATCGATGAGCGACCCATTTGGGGTTTGTTCTGGTCGAGTAGCTTTAGTCACGATGATTACGCAATGCCCGCGAAAATGGAGAATTATGTTTTGCAATATCTGATGGACTTTCAGCAAGACGGCGTCTTTGAGCAGAGCATTGTGATATTCCTATCCGATCATGGCTCACGATACGGATATTTGGCCGACTGCAGCAGCGGATTTCTCGAGGAACGCTTGCCCACAATGTTCATATACTTGCCGCCCTGGTTTCGGGCCCAGTATCCCGAATATGCCGAGGCACTGGAGATGAATCGAAATCGTCTCACATCCAATTTTGATCTGCACAACACACTGAAACACATTGCTGAACTGGGACAGCCGCCAAATTCGCCACCATTGCCACGGGCCAACGATTGTCCCAAGTGCCAGTCGCTCTTCCAGCCGGTGAGCAGAGATCGCCAATGTGAAGATGCTGCTATTCCGGAGCACTATTGCACCTGTGAGCCCTACAAAAGGATCGAGTTCGCTTGGAGCGATCGCATTGCACTTGGTGTTATCGATCGTATAAACCATTATTTgtatgccaaaaattttagcAGTATTTGCGCGAATCTCACTTTGAACTATATTCATAAGACGGAAATTAAACTGGGTCTCGACATAAGTTTCCATGAGGAAATTCCAAAACTTGATGTAGGTTATTATCGTGTTAAGTTTAAGGTAGAACAGAATAGCGCCGATTTCATGGCCACCGTTTTATACAATAATGTCACCAATCATGTGGATGTCGATGTGGAGAAAATCAGCAGAACCAATTCCTATGAGGAGAGCGCCACATGCATTTCACACAAGCTCGCCAAATTGTATTGCATTTGCAAGTCGCTGCTGAAGTCGTGA